A single genomic interval of Streptomyces sp. NBC_00663 harbors:
- a CDS encoding acyltransferase family protein: MGSHRRGGPTAVLATERSTVTDTLPQRPVRDRYFDTLRAVALIRVVTYHTFGWAWCGMVFPSMGIMFGLAGTLMAKSLERPALKVVRSRLRRLLPPFWFWGVFVVLAMLVHGWMPRHYNIVFWIVPFGDPPGNKWGVQAWEILWYLRTYLWFVLLSPLLLKVFRPARVPVLLLSLAPILVLTFVWSGPEGRLGNELWDFSTYLFCWILGFAHRDGVLERMKPAVVVVLSLAAIGYGGWYAFTHQGEVGTYDLDEIPLAQAFWSAGFVMLLFWAKAHFGIDFAWLTRFRRLDRVVTVFNARAVTIYLWHEIALILAVPLIDQFWNVPAFEKYLPLESQWFMFGIGWVLIAVFVLACGWVEDVAAKKKPKLLP; encoded by the coding sequence ATGGGTTCGCACCGCAGAGGTGGGCCTACGGCCGTTCTGGCCACCGAGCGATCCACGGTCACCGACACCCTGCCCCAACGCCCCGTACGCGACCGCTACTTCGACACCCTGCGGGCCGTCGCCCTGATCCGTGTCGTCACCTATCACACCTTCGGGTGGGCCTGGTGCGGCATGGTCTTCCCCTCTATGGGGATCATGTTCGGGCTCGCCGGCACGCTGATGGCGAAGTCCCTGGAGCGGCCCGCGCTCAAGGTGGTGAGGAGTCGGCTGCGGCGGCTGCTGCCCCCGTTCTGGTTCTGGGGCGTCTTCGTGGTGCTGGCGATGCTCGTCCACGGCTGGATGCCGCGCCACTACAACATCGTCTTCTGGATCGTGCCGTTCGGTGACCCACCGGGCAACAAGTGGGGCGTCCAGGCCTGGGAGATCCTCTGGTACCTGCGGACGTATCTGTGGTTCGTGCTGCTGTCCCCGCTGCTGCTGAAGGTGTTCCGGCCGGCGCGCGTACCGGTGCTGCTGCTGTCCCTCGCCCCGATCCTGGTCCTCACCTTCGTGTGGTCCGGTCCCGAGGGACGGCTCGGCAACGAGCTCTGGGACTTCTCGACGTACCTCTTCTGCTGGATCCTCGGCTTCGCCCACCGCGACGGGGTGCTGGAGCGGATGAAGCCCGCGGTGGTCGTGGTCCTGTCGCTGGCCGCGATCGGGTACGGCGGCTGGTACGCCTTCACCCACCAGGGCGAGGTCGGGACGTACGACCTCGACGAGATCCCGCTGGCGCAGGCCTTCTGGTCGGCGGGGTTCGTGATGCTGCTGTTCTGGGCCAAGGCGCACTTCGGGATCGACTTCGCATGGCTGACCCGCTTCAGGCGCCTGGACCGGGTCGTCACCGTCTTCAACGCGCGGGCCGTGACGATCTACCTCTGGCACGAGATCGCGCTGATCCTCGCCGTACCGCTGATCGACCAGTTCTGGAACGTGCCCGCGTTCGAGAAGTACCTGCCGCTGGAGAGCCAGTGGTTCATGTTCGGGATCGGGTGGGTGCTGATCGCGGTGTTCGTGCTGGCGTGCGGATGGGTGGAGGACGTGGCGGCGAAGAAGAAGCCGAAGCTTCTGCCGTGA